AACCCAATAGACGAGCTCACAACAAAACACTGTCAAGGACAGTTCACAAAAGCACCCAATTATAGATTAACGTTGAAAGAGGGAAACCATCTAAAGTTTTGGTATGGATTAACCAGTTGAACACACTGCACTTAGCTGCAATAATGAGTTGCTTACTGCTCCTATATTTATTCGGAAAGCATCTGTTATTTCGTTCTTGCCAGATTATCCACCAAACTGTGGAGGGTAAAAGAATCCAAAtcttctgttttctagtttttggCTTCGCGACTCTCTAATTCACAGATTCTGGAAAGACCCAGTTTAATCCTATGCTGTCAAAAAAGTACAAAACACTAGTAAAACTGGAATGTAGAAATAAATGCGAGTTTGTTTCTTGTTCAGAAGCACAAAATATGCAAAGAGGAGATTGCACCTTCCAACTCTGTATAGAAAATCTCTTGTAGGTGCACCTGTATAGCACAAGGTCCAAACTAAGAAAGAGACTTGTGTGGAATAAGAGCATTCCACACATGTTTTGGCAATAAATTCCTCTACAATGTCCGAGCCGCGAAACATCACCAGGACAACTCTGTAGTTTTGCATTGAATCACCTTTAAGAAGTGGTTGTTTCCAACTTGTTTTCATTTGTTTATACAGGCATCTGGGGGATAACCAGCTCGATGGATATATTCCTTCATCACTAGGAAAAATTGGAAGCCTTCGTGAACTGTAAGCTCCCCATCCTTGTGCAGTTCATGCTTATTCTATTTAACTACACTGGTTGGTCACATATATAAACATGACTAGACAACAAACAAGTTAATCATATTGTCGAGGCAGTATGGACTTCATTTTTCCTTCGGGATATGATAATTTAAGTCACTCATGTTTTACTAAATAGTGTTGTTATTCCTTTTATTTCAGCTTCTTACAAAACAACAATTTGATGGGTCAGATCCCGAGAACCCTTTTGGAGaaaagagatttgaatctcaaGTACGACGAATCGTTCAACTCTTCACTTTATATTATAACATGATTTGACACACATTGAGTCTTCCAGTAGTTGttgatctgtttttttttttgtttctcctcAGGACCTCTCCTGGAAACATACTTTTGCAACCCCCTTCGCCTTCATAAATATTTGGCGTCAAAGGTAACAGATGACTTTTCGCGCAAAATTTCAGACTATGCCGTTTCTTCTCCATATCGTGCACAATCTCAACTTAATTCATTAATCGTTCATTGTTTCTTCACACCCAACACCTAAATTTCTCAACGCCCAGAATGGATTTTTGATACtgcatcatcagtatcaacaaTTATTTTGTACAGATAAAATTGTCGTACGTTCCAAATACATGTTCCATTTCCTTTCGGAATGAGCACTGATCCTTGATAGTATTTTGTACATACATACATTAGCATTTGAGATGATAATTTTGTAATCCAAACAATGAAATGAATGTTTTCCTTGAACGCAACAACGAGCAGGACATAATATCTAATGTATCTTTTCTCCTTCCACAAATTCTTTTCTATTTGCTCTGGTAATGAGTTCTCCTGAGCTACAAAATGTACTTCGATGATCGTTTAGTATTGTGAATCActgtaatatatatatatgagataaTTATTGTTGTTGAACTCCAGATATAACAATCACTTCAAATTTAAACATACGACTTTCATAGAAATCAATCTCTTGCCTTCTGTTATATTGTGGCCTATTTGGAAGGAACGTAACTCTCGTGTATTCAATTGGAAAACTCAATCGATCGCCACATTATTAATATGGTCAAGTATACTCTCTACACTTGGTCTATGACTTCTGAAGAATTCTCGGAAGTGGCACTTCAGAATATAATGGTTAATTGGAAGAATTTGTGACGCGGTGAGACGCGTGGGTCCAGTGGGTGGACCCATAAGCCCACCCCTGCAAGCTCCAGTGGATCCCCGGGTTGTGAGACGAGGTGATTTTCACGGTTCCCAGCCCCGGTAGCTGTAGCATCACTCCATGTCTATGATCAAAAATGAGAATGCAAAATGACTCACTTTTATTCAAATACGTGTCGTTCCAAAGGTCTTAAAACTAGTAGTAAAATTTTCTCGCACGCTTAAACATTAATTAAGAAGGTACGCCGAGAAAGTTAACAAAATGACGGTCTcagctttttcttttttgtttttccccAAAATAATTCATTAACacaatttttctagggttttattttttctctttccCCCTCCCCTCTCTCTGTATCATCTGAAGTATTAGTAGTAGTAGAATCAAGAAACTAAGAATTCATTAATGGAGGAAATAAAGttgttacagacagaaaacaAAGCTTCTGAATAATGTTCAGACACATTAAAGAATATGACCGACACACtatttaagaaatgaaattggttgGTGGAGAGAGTCATAGCTCAGCCAGTGAAAGTGCTACACGTGCTCTTCTGGTATTGGTGGATGCCAGCTATACAATGACCGGATGCCAGCTATACTGTGACTGTTATTAGCCCCCACTCAAATTGTAGAGGGCAGACTTTGGCAGCACACACAATTTTCCTCTTAACAACTCAAATCTGGGACGAGCAAAACCCTTTGTAAATATATCTGCAGCCTGATCAATAGTAGATATGTAAGAGATCTTCAATTCCTTCGCTTGTATGAGTTCCCTGACAAAGTTGTAGTCAATTGCTAGATGTTTCATCCTAGAATGAAAAACAGGGTTGGAAGAATAAGAAATAACACTGAGATTGTCACACAAAAGAGAAGGAGCAGTAGGCAAGAATATGTGCAGATCCCTGAGAAGTTTACATATCTAGATAACTTCAGCAACAGAATTTGCAAGGCTTCTAAATTCAGCCTCTGTAGAAGATCTGGCCACAGTAGATTGTCTTTTGCTTGACCAAGAAACTGGATTGGATCCAAAAAAGATGCAGTATCCACCTGTACTTTTCCTAGTATCTGGATCCCCTGCCCAACCAGCATCACTAAAACCATGAACAACAGTGAGACCTTTGCTGAAAAGAATTCCAAAATCAATGGTACCTTTGATATATCTTAAGATTCTTTTTGCAGCAATTTGATGACCAGAGGTTGGAGAGTGCATGAATTGGCAAACTTGGTTGACTCATAACTAATTTCTGGCCTGGTCCAAGTTAAGTATTGGAGAGCATCAACAAGAGATCTGTAATGAGAAGGATCTGATAAAGGAGTACTTGATTGTGCAACAAGTTTGCAGTTGGCAGTAACTGGGGAAGAGCAGCACTTAGCACCACCCATATCAAATCTATCTAGAAGCTCAAATGCTAAGATATAAGTTCTTGACAATAAGTTGAAGAATTACCAGTGAGAAggatgtcatcaacatatatgAGAATAATTGTAATTTTTGAACCAATCTTTTGCACAAATAATACAGAGTCAGCTGTGGATAGTTTGAAGTTCAGAGAAAGAAGAATATTCATCAATTTCTCATACCATGCCCTGAGGGCTTGCTTAAGACCATAAATTGACTTATGAAGCTTACAAACATAAGTAGGATGATCCTTGTCAATAAATCCAGGGGGTTGTTGCATATAAACTTCCTCAGCTAAGTCACCATGGAGGAAAACATTGCTGACATCAAGCTGTGTGATAAGCCAGTTGAAATTAACAGCCAGAGCAAGAATAATTCTGATAGTAGAAggttggggattttaataaagtgccacactttcaatttcatgtttaagaaagtgcCACTGTTTTTTCTAGAATTTATTTAGtgccacacatttgaccttttccatccagttTTTTTCAAAGAATAGTTAACATccgttagtgcataggtggcagtAGTTCAGTTTAGTAAAAGATATTTACGCCCTTCAATCATCTCCCTATAGTTCGTGTGTTCTTTGGAGCATTTCACCGAACAGATAGACCACGTCGAGTTCATCCGGCAACAACAACATATTGCCGTCTTCTCACTGCCCAAATTCAGTAGTAACACACAGACCATGTCATTTAAACCGAGAATCCCATATAAAATCACATTGATTGAATCAATTTCAGCCAACTCTTGGACCAAAATTGCTGTTGTGTTCACTGTAGACACCATTCGCCAACACCAATCCTAACCAACATGGATTCAAGCCTCCATTGCAACATTAAATTCATTCTGTAGCTTCATAACCAACAGTACCAAACTCCCTGTAAACACCTTCTTGCATCTGCAATTCGTCTTCAATTAGCTTGCAAAACTCATCTAGATAGAACCCCAGGCAACCACCAATTCGAGAGAACGAATCCATGCTGGCACCCCCAAACTTAATTCCACCCGAACTTCACCATTAATCAACATAATTCGAGAGACATAGAACTTCACCATTAAAattagtatcaaaaaaaaaaaatcaacacaatCTAATCAAGACACAGATCCATAAACCAAGTATCTTCTTTGTTCCATCCACAAGATGATGAAATGAAAACACGTACCGCACTACTTTATACTTGAAATTACCCCTTCATTCTTACTCCAATCTCTCCTTGCAACGATTGCAACAACTCAATCATTCATACCAATTCTTACTAGGCTGCAATATACCATCGACCAACACCAACATCTCGTTTGCTGCCAGTTCACTCTCCATCTCCGTATCGGTATCGGTACAATCTCCACCCGAACGTTCTGTTGGAGACATAATTTAGGATTTTGGTTCAACGTTAAAACCAAAGTGAACAGTGGTATCTAAAGAACATGAAAGAGATCGGATTTTCTTAAGGATTGTGAAGGGCAAATAggtaaaaatgaaaattttcttgACTTGTTCAACGATGATAGACCTGTTTGGTGGGCATTGACGGAATACAAAGCGGTCGTGGaattttattaatttcgaaaaaaaacggtggcactttCTTAAACCGAAAATTGGAAGTGTGGAATTTTCTTAAAATTCCCTAGAAGGTTTGGCACCAAGACTAAAGGTTTCAGTATAGTCTATGCCTTCTTGCTGATGAAATCCTTTAGCAACTAGTCTTGATTTATACTTAGATGTGGTACCATCAGGATTCTGCTTCAATCTAAACACCCATTTGCAGCCAACAACATTTTGAGATGGATGAGGTGGAACTTTTGTCCATGTTCCAGCATCTTGTAAAGCAGTATATTCTTCAAAAAGAGAATTCTTCCATGGTGGAGATTTTAATGCTTGGCTAACACAAGGGGGTACTTGAAGCTTTTGAGCTTGAATTGTGGCAGGTAAAGAATGAATTGTAGAATAAACTTTGGGTTTAAAAATACTTGCTTTAGCCCTTGTAGTCATAGTATGAGTGTTAGAGTCCAAAAGAGGAGCAAGAGGTGGAATGCTGTCTTGAGAAGAAACTGATTGTGCTGAATCAAGAATTGGAGGATCTGACAGAATTACATCTGATGTTGTAGCAGCACACTCAGGAGATCTTAAAATAGCAGTGACTTCAGAAGTATGTGTTGTTGTAGTGTCAGATATAGAAGAAACTGAAGTAGACAACTGTGATGATCTTAAGGGAAAAATAGATTCTTGAAAAGTAACATGTCTGGATACATATACTTTTCCAGTGGATACATCTAGACATCTATAACCTTTCTGAGCATTACtatatccaagaaaaacacaagagATACTCCTTGGTTGAAGTTTATGAGAAGTATAGGGTCTCACCCAAGGAAAACATAGACATCCAAAAGCTCTCAAATAGGAGTAATCTGGAACTCTTTTAAACAATACTTCATATGGAGATTTAAACTCAATAGATCTTGTAGGAAGCCTGTTAATACTGTAATTAGCTGTTGACAAAGCCTCCACCCAAAAACTTGCTGAAAGTCCAGATTGAATAAGAAATGTCCTGCCTACATCAACTAAATGCATGTGTTTAGATTCAGCCACACCATTCTGCTCAGGGGTATGGGGGAATGAAACTTCATGAAGAATACCATAATCAGTTAAGAATGAAGAAAGTTCATTATTGATaaattcaccaccaccatctgTTCTGATTGTAAGTATATTATGATGTAAGTGATTTTCAACTTGAGTCTTGAACTGATAGAAAATTTTCCTGAAATCAGATTTATCATATAAAGGAAAGATCCAACAAAATTTGGAGAAGTCATCAATAATATTGACATAATATTTGTATCCAACAATGGATTTTACAGGACATGGACCCCGTAGATCAAGATGCAACAACTCCAAAGGTTGTGGGCTACAATGAGTGGACATAGTAAATGGCAATTTATGACTCCTTCCTAATTGACAATCACTGCAGAACAATGGTTGTTTGAGTACATTTGGTAAATGTAAAGAACTACAAACAGATTTCATAGTCTGAAAGGATGAGTGGGCAAGTCTCTTGTGCCAAACATCTGGAGAAACATTTGAGACACCAGAGAGAGCTTTATTAAGTGTGGAGTGCTGAGTAAAATGCACTGGATAGAGTCCATTATGATGAGGTCCTTGTAAAATTATCTTCCCAGTGGATAAGTCCTTCACAGCAAAGCCATAAGAATCAAAGGTTATTGAACAGTGATTATCTGAAGTGAATTTATGGACTGATAGAAGATTTTGTGAGGCTTTAGGCACAAGAAGTATATTGTTGAGTTTAAAAGAGTGGTTAGCAATATATTTTAAAGAAAAGCCAGTGTGAGttatactcataccttctccaTTGGCGGCTTGGATTTCCTCAAGAACTTCATAAGTGGCTACAACTTGAAGTTCAGATTCATCAGAAGTAATATGGTTGTTTGCACATGTATCTGCATACCATGGATTGCTTCCCAGAATGTTTGCAAAAGCTAACATGGCATGAAAATATTGCGGTGTATGATAACTTTGATAAGCAAACTTGAGTCTGTTGCTGCATTCTAGAGCACTGTGTCCATACTTTCCACATATCTGACAGAGTAAAACTGGTAAACCAGTTGGAGTTTGATATGCTGGTGGAGTTTGAAAGCCAGGGGGAGGTCTCATGGAAGATAAAGGAGTAGAACTAGGTGAAGAACCTCTACCTATATAAGGTGATGTAGAAGAATTTCCTGGAGAGAAGTTATATGATCTGCCACCACGACCAAAAGAAGAAGTACCATATCTACCACTAAACATAGGAGATCGACCACCATAACCTCTACCAGAAGGTCTAAAATTAGACATATGAGTAGCTGCAAATGCTTGTTTGGAAACGATCAGACTCAAATTGATTGCTAATCATCTGCCAATCTCTATCTTCAATTGGGTTTGTTTGTTCTTCTAGAATGTATTTATCGCAGTTCTAACTTACTATAATTGATTGCATTGAGATTGCCCGTTCCCAAAGAAACTTACAGGTAGAAGGGATATTGTTAGTTTAGTTAGACCTTGGCTCCTCTTGAGAAGTCAGTAAATGGTTGAAGAAGCTTATCTCAGTTCAGGGATGTTAGTTCCATCTAATTAGGATGTATCTGTGAGTCTTATATGTATGGATGTGTTGCAGATTTTTCGGTTGAGATCAAATGTTGATATTGAAGATATGAGTGAGGAATTTTCGTGCTGGCAACGTTTTGGTAAAAACCTATCTACGTCGTCTGACTCGAAAGAAGAACCTGAGGCTTCAGCTCTTGGCTGGGGTGCTGGTATTGACAAAGCCTGTCAGTCATCTACAAAAGGGAATAGTTCTGGATGGCAATGGTACAAAGATCCCAGATTGGATAGTCTTGGTTTCAGGGGAATTTTTCCTTCGAATACAATTCGTAAGTTCACTAGTGTGTTGTttctaaagtaacatttgacacTTTCATCAGTGTAAAATTGGTATGACCAGGGCATATGCATAATGACCCTTTGCAGCATGATTGTATTTTTCCATGTTGAGCTtcacatatatgtttttctacttGTAGCACCATCGGTTGAGGCCAACGAAGAAACTGATGAGCTAAATTATTTTCAATGGAGAGTAGAGAAGGGAGTGGCAGAGGGCTCAACTGAGATTCCTAAAGGTATTACTTTCATGattctattatttatttattttatgtgaAGATGATATCTGTGACAGACCATTGTTCCATAACACCAGCCCATTCGAAATCTTAATCCCACTTGTCTTGTTTGATAGAGTCTGTAATCAAAATTTTGTGTCTGCCATGTTATTCTCTTGGTAAAGAATAATCTTTTACAGTGATGTTTCTTTTAGGTGGTTATATGGACCCCAAAGCACGTGTCAAGTAAAAGGTGCCGAATGACGATAGATATTTACTCATTTCATTATGTTTGTAGTTTTGAACAGGTTTTCCATTCATTATTAGAGTCTCAAATTAGAACCGTTTGTTAAGATTTTATCTGCTGCTTCAAAATTTTTAACATAAATACACTGAACTGGTTCAATTGACCCTGACTTCACTTACCAGCTACCAATTGATACCACTAATCGTGCTTATCATGGCTAATTGTTGGCTGCCTTCAACATGTTGCTTAACAACAGTTTTAATTTTTAAGTTCCTTTAATCTCAATTATCACCTATGGACTTCATTCATATCTTTAAATATTGTGTTACGTAAAATGCTCATGTTTTTTTTGTGTGGAATATGTACAAGGAACCAAGTTTATTTATTTGCATCTGAAAATCCAGCAGACTTCTTTTGTTCTCTTACCAACTTAGGTTGGATTCTATGTCACCTGACATGAGCACAAAGCATGTCATTCGTTGAATTGCtacattatttttaaaaatagAGACAAAGCTTCTTACTATAAACATCATAattatagaattttttttttcttctgatttcaGTGCAAGAATGCAATAGTTTTGATTTCTGATTCTTCCTTTCTCAGGTGAGGCAATTCCGCTTGAGTACAATCTTGCTGGCTTGAATGCTATAAGCGTCAACAAAAGATGCTATGTCGGACAGGAGTCAGTTGCTCGAACTCACCACCGTGGTGTCATTCGAAAACGCCTGCTTCCTTTAAAATTCCTCTTGGGAAATGGtgaattttcttcttttctttgaagagtcCATTTTTGGTCTTTCACACTACTAGCACGAGAAAGATTAACTTGCATTGAACACGTGCTTTGTTTTGGCAATTTCCAGTGAGTATGTAGCATTAGAGATAGTGATTTTCACATAATGTGAGCCAATACGATCTCACGTAATGTCAGTGTAACACTGTAACTGACATGAACTTAATAACTTACATGCTTCAGCAAATATTGGCAAACCCAGATGGATGCAAACTATGTGGTCTTTTAGGTTCTcacactttcttttttttttgtatgtggtTCAGAAGTAACGCAGAATGTAGCTCCAGGATCAGAAGTAGTCGGAGTCTCATCCGACAAGAAAGTTGGGACTGTCACAACTGCACTTGCGTCTCGTGGTATGGGTCTATTGAGGCTAGAAGAAGCCTTTAAAGGATCAGGTTCCTTGAGCATTAAAGGAAAAGATGATGTAAAGATCGAAGTTATTCGACCAGATTGGTGGCCTTCTGAATGGTTTCCAGATCATTAACATGGTTCAGTTGCTTAAAGAGGGAAAGCAAGACCAGTCAATCTCCCTGCATCAAATTAAATTTACGTAATTCAAAGTAAatgggaattttgaaattttaccCCTCTAGGAGTGTCATTTAAGGTTGAATGAtgttttttcatctttctttttatttagggaaaattgggaaactgccccaatttggactgcaatcttggaaaactgccccaacgttaaaaaaagttggaaaattGCCCCACTGTTAGAAATCTCAGTTAACTCCGCGTGTGCGAGTTCTCACGTgccaaaaaagacaaaaataccccGAAAGATCTGACGGACTGAGATGAAGAAATAAGCACGTGACTCGCACGTGATATTCAGTGAAGTTCATCTACGAGACGTGTCACCGTCCAGTCATGACACATGTCACCTACGTGTCGACTTCTTATGGTGAGATGTGTCACCGTCACACGTGATATCTCACATGGTTGTAAGTTCTGCCCTAAAAGATatcgagaagatattttcttctttgtttcattTAGATCTAACCAGAGACGAGAGAGGAGAAAGAATGAGAAGAATATTAGGTAAGGTGACTGGCACTACAATTTCATCTCGATTGAACTCGAAATTTTTTAACTGTTAATGATTAAGATTCTTCTCTTAATGTTACAACGATGAAAGATCCTGAAGAACATACTTAGAGACGATGAAAgtataagtttgaaaaatttgcAGTTTAATTGGTCGATAAACAAATAAGTTATTGAAACCCAATCGTTGTTTATGCTTGAATCAGATGATATTTTGTGCTAATTTGTAAACGAAATGAAATTATAATTTAAgggtttcatgaatttttttttcttttgtaatttaGGGTTCAATTTGTGTGAAACTGAAAGTTTTGATTGTTATTTAATATGAGTTGtatgtaatattttgacttgctgGTGTGGATTTTGACAtccatgtattgaattttgtttGTATATATATCAGGGTAATATGGATAGGAACATCAGAGTTACTGTGAGCAATGGAAATAATAAGTTTACACCTATGTATTTTCCAAATGTTGTTGCTGGTATTAGTGGTCTTGGGTTTATACAAATGGTGAAGGATATGATGATCAAAATGGGTATGGAAGAAAAGTTTAACCTTATGTTGTTTGATAAAGAAAATTTTATGTGTGAAAAGGAAAATGACTTTATTAAAATGTGGAACAAAGCTGTCCCAGATGAAGATGGATTTGTTGAGTATAAAGTGTTTATGGTTGATGGTGATGTACCATTTGGTTGTGGCAGTGATAAGGTAAATAGTTCAGTTGGTGGTGCACACAGTGGCAGTGGTAGTGGTTTGTCTAGTCTACATAGTACTCCTCCAAAAAAAAGGGTTAGTAAGAAGCTTAATGTTAGGAAGAGTCCAAGACTAGCTGAACTAGCTAAGAAACAGTCTACAAAGCAGCAACAGAATACAGAGTTCAGACCAACTAGATTGAACTTTGGTAATGAAGATGTGCCTGAAGTTATGACAACACAAGCTAGTGTGGCAAACAATATACATGATCAGCAAGAAACGGAGTCCTGGGATGATGCTGTTACACAATGTTCAATTATTGAAGATGCTAATATTAGTGAAGACCCAGTGAATCTGCAGAATGAAGCGGAAGATCAGTGTCATCCAGATGATAGGCCAGAATTTCAGTATGATCTTAGT
This genomic stretch from Papaver somniferum cultivar HN1 chromosome 5, ASM357369v1, whole genome shotgun sequence harbors:
- the LOC113277842 gene encoding putative transferase At4g12130, mitochondrial, yielding MDVLQIFRLRSNVDIEDMSEEFSCWQRFGKNLSTSSDSKEEPEASALGWGAGIDKACQSSTKGNSSGWQWYKDPRLDSLGFRGIFPSNTIPPSVEANEETDELNYFQWRVEKGVAEGSTEIPKGEAIPLEYNLAGLNAISVNKRCYVGQESVARTHHRGVIRKRLLPLKFLLGNEVTQNVAPGSEVVGVSSDKKVGTVTTALASRGMGLLRLEEAFKGSGSLSIKGKDDVKIEVIRPDWWPSEWFPDH